Proteins co-encoded in one Prescottella sp. R16 genomic window:
- a CDS encoding enoyl-CoA hydratase-related protein has product MSVVEEQRGRILIVRIDREAKRNAIDRATADGIDAALNRLDDDPNLWVGVITGSSTIFSAGTDLSAGVDLRTERGGEYGVIRRERTTPLIAAVEGPALGGGFEIALACDAIIASSTAMFGLPETRRGLVATSGALFRAARALPPNVARELLISGRTLGPERAYALGLVNEVAEAGRALEHAIDFAEDICLSSPMAVRETLRAVRALTAADDVLGWRATQEAIEVFIASNDMKEGISAFFEKRPPRWSGH; this is encoded by the coding sequence ATGAGCGTTGTCGAAGAGCAGCGGGGTCGAATCCTAATCGTCCGTATCGACCGCGAGGCGAAGCGCAACGCGATCGATCGCGCCACCGCAGACGGAATCGATGCTGCTCTCAATCGTCTCGACGACGATCCCAATCTATGGGTCGGGGTCATTACGGGATCGTCGACAATCTTCAGCGCGGGCACGGACCTGAGTGCTGGGGTCGATCTCCGCACCGAGCGCGGCGGCGAATACGGGGTTATCAGACGCGAACGCACGACACCGCTGATCGCCGCGGTCGAGGGTCCAGCCCTCGGTGGAGGCTTCGAGATTGCGCTCGCCTGTGATGCCATCATCGCCTCTTCCACAGCGATGTTCGGACTACCAGAAACTCGCCGCGGACTTGTGGCCACTTCAGGGGCCCTGTTCCGTGCCGCACGAGCGTTGCCCCCGAATGTTGCACGAGAACTACTCATCTCGGGACGCACTCTGGGACCCGAACGCGCCTACGCACTGGGCCTAGTCAACGAGGTAGCCGAAGCCGGGAGGGCGCTCGAGCACGCTATCGACTTCGCGGAAGACATCTGCCTTTCCTCCCCGATGGCGGTGCGCGAAACTTTGCGTGCGGTCCGAGCCCTGACTGCGGCGGACGACGTTCTCGGTTGGCGGGCAACACAGGAGGCAATCGAGGTATTCATCGCCTCCAACGACATGAAGGAGGGCATCAGCGCATTCTTCGAAAAGCGCCCGCCCCGATGGAGCGGTCACTGA
- a CDS encoding lipid-transfer protein has product MSNRTFVVGVGMTKFEKIESRDWEYPDMVSEAVGTALADAGISYEQVQRAAVGYVFQPSAAGQRALYETGLTGIPIVNVNNNCATGSSALMMAREWVQGGIVDVALAVGFEKMTKTALTGTGEMPKVSTLDDHLKVMTAKHEWGRGPMTAQLFGNAALEHMERYGTTAEQIASVAVKNHKHSVNNPYAQFRDEYTLQQVLDDKMIHAPLTRSQCSPTSDGAGAAVVVSERFVREHGLEDQAIEIVAQALTTDTAEAFADQSMIDVVGAPMTKAAAAQVFAESGLTVDDVDVIELHDCFAINEIITYEGLGLCEPGEGGKLVESGATTYGGKWVVNPSGGLISKGHPLGATGLAQCAELTWQLRGQADARQVDGARVGLQHNLGLGGACVVTLYRAGTISKR; this is encoded by the coding sequence ATGAGTAATCGCACGTTCGTCGTCGGCGTGGGTATGACCAAGTTCGAGAAGATCGAGTCTCGTGACTGGGAGTACCCGGACATGGTGTCCGAGGCCGTAGGTACGGCGCTCGCCGACGCCGGGATTTCGTACGAGCAGGTGCAGCGCGCCGCCGTCGGGTACGTCTTCCAGCCGTCGGCCGCCGGTCAGCGCGCACTGTACGAGACCGGTCTGACCGGCATCCCGATCGTCAACGTCAACAACAACTGCGCCACCGGCTCGTCGGCGCTCATGATGGCCCGCGAGTGGGTACAGGGCGGCATCGTCGACGTCGCCCTCGCGGTGGGCTTCGAGAAGATGACCAAGACGGCACTCACCGGTACCGGCGAGATGCCCAAGGTCAGCACGCTCGACGACCACCTGAAGGTGATGACCGCCAAGCACGAGTGGGGCCGCGGTCCCATGACGGCGCAGCTGTTCGGCAACGCCGCGCTCGAGCACATGGAGCGTTACGGCACCACCGCCGAGCAGATCGCGTCCGTCGCGGTCAAGAACCACAAGCACTCGGTGAACAACCCGTACGCGCAGTTCCGGGACGAGTACACGCTGCAGCAGGTGTTGGACGACAAAATGATCCACGCGCCGCTCACCCGATCGCAGTGCTCGCCCACCTCCGACGGTGCGGGTGCCGCGGTGGTCGTCAGCGAGCGGTTCGTGCGCGAGCACGGGCTCGAGGACCAGGCGATCGAGATCGTCGCGCAGGCCCTCACCACCGACACCGCCGAGGCGTTCGCGGACCAGTCGATGATCGACGTCGTCGGCGCCCCGATGACGAAGGCCGCGGCCGCCCAGGTGTTCGCGGAGTCGGGCCTGACCGTCGACGACGTCGATGTCATCGAGCTGCACGACTGCTTCGCGATCAACGAGATCATCACGTACGAGGGCCTGGGCCTGTGCGAGCCGGGCGAGGGCGGCAAGCTCGTCGAGTCCGGCGCCACCACGTACGGTGGCAAGTGGGTCGTCAACCCGTCCGGCGGCCTCATCTCGAAGGGGCACCCGCTGGGCGCCACCGGCCTGGCGCAGTGCGCCGAGCTCACGTGGCAGCTGCGCGGCCAGGCCGACGCCCGCCAGGTCGACGGTGCCCGCGTCGGTCTGCAGCACAACCTCGGCCTCGGTGGTGCGTGCGTCGTCACGCTGTACCGGGCCGGGACCATCTCCAAGCGTTAG
- a CDS encoding TetR/AcrR family transcriptional regulator, protein MTDISNTEITGAPRRTRDRKATEQRLLDAARRLLARDGVLSGLNLREVADEAGVNRGQVYQYFGTRRELLRAAIAQHSWEEAPVFQADRALPFTERRERVLEETIHAQEALKLTTLLVLDGDPDVRLFPHLERSRTDLQRDRDSGQLHPELDPVAAHAMTAAMNYGYTIFREQMSREIGVSAEQLDEQVAAVAARMLAGLAGPSTRNAP, encoded by the coding sequence ATGACCGATATATCGAACACCGAGATCACCGGTGCTCCTCGTCGGACCCGCGACCGAAAGGCGACAGAGCAACGGCTACTGGACGCCGCGCGACGACTACTCGCACGTGACGGCGTGCTCTCTGGACTCAACCTTCGCGAGGTGGCCGACGAGGCCGGTGTGAACCGTGGTCAGGTGTACCAATACTTCGGAACGAGAAGAGAATTGCTCCGGGCGGCCATTGCCCAGCACAGCTGGGAAGAGGCTCCGGTCTTCCAGGCTGACCGTGCGCTGCCTTTCACCGAGCGGCGCGAGCGTGTACTGGAAGAGACGATCCACGCGCAAGAAGCACTCAAACTGACCACGTTGCTTGTTCTGGACGGCGATCCCGATGTCCGACTCTTTCCCCATCTGGAACGTAGCCGGACCGACCTGCAACGCGACCGGGACAGCGGGCAGCTACACCCTGAATTGGATCCGGTGGCCGCGCACGCGATGACGGCAGCAATGAACTACGGCTACACAATCTTTCGGGAACAGATGAGTCGTGAAATCGGAGTTTCCGCCGAACAGCTCGACGAGCAAGTTGCCGCGGTAGCTGCCCGCATGCTCGCAGGCCTGGCTGGTCCGTCTACACGAAACGCGCCGTAG
- a CDS encoding ABC transporter substrate-binding protein, protein MEDLMPVRSPDRRWRARSTRFTVGAAAVVALVGACAPGSADIAASPARVVENGIVGDRQEPTTPTRGGTLTMAAYSSVTTLDPTKTPALGSTGGNEMAAVYDVLMRYEPSSGSFLPQMAEALTASPDGQMWTLQLRDGVTFSNGTGVTAQNVMWSIDRYNQANGPGSQLWKANIVSMAASGPRTVTFTLTQPWTEFPAMLAGGHGMIVAPASLEGDRFTPIGAGPFTVERFRPHEELALAARPDYWDGKPHLDTLRFVGLTGDMEKIEALAANDVQVAFVRSSEAVQRARENGYSSYIETVPLGSVAMINNRPGRPGADIRVRRAIAHAIDRNAFDERVDKGTGLPGSVIFPEWSPMHSEVDGLEYDPETASRLLNEAKNDGYDGHLTFLGVAAAKSQTTALAVQSMLQSVGFTVTLDFQSSAGDVTKKLNVEHDYDISYSAIGLPAAAPVNKLTAALNSSSNSNYLGYTNADMDALLSRLRTTGVDSDERRALSGELQTLVNDTVPFVTLGSAPTFTLWADDVHGIEPTTESIMLFGKAWIGA, encoded by the coding sequence GTGGAGGATCTGATGCCGGTGCGTTCCCCTGATCGACGATGGCGTGCCCGCTCCACACGCTTCACCGTCGGCGCCGCAGCAGTTGTTGCACTCGTTGGCGCGTGTGCGCCCGGCAGCGCTGACATCGCCGCCTCCCCAGCGCGTGTCGTCGAGAACGGGATCGTCGGCGATCGACAAGAGCCGACTACCCCAACGCGCGGTGGCACACTGACGATGGCCGCCTACTCCAGCGTGACGACGCTGGACCCCACCAAGACACCGGCCCTGGGCTCGACAGGTGGCAACGAGATGGCCGCTGTGTACGACGTCCTAATGCGCTACGAGCCCAGCTCAGGGTCGTTTCTCCCTCAGATGGCCGAAGCCCTGACAGCTTCGCCGGACGGCCAGATGTGGACCCTGCAGTTGCGGGACGGGGTCACTTTCAGCAACGGAACTGGCGTCACGGCGCAGAACGTGATGTGGAGCATCGACAGGTACAACCAGGCCAACGGTCCGGGGAGCCAGCTATGGAAGGCGAATATCGTCTCCATGGCCGCCTCAGGCCCGCGTACCGTCACCTTCACGTTGACGCAACCGTGGACGGAGTTTCCCGCGATGCTAGCGGGCGGGCACGGCATGATCGTGGCACCGGCTTCGCTGGAGGGAGACCGGTTCACCCCCATCGGCGCCGGACCGTTTACGGTCGAGCGTTTCAGGCCGCATGAAGAACTCGCGCTAGCGGCGCGGCCCGACTACTGGGACGGGAAACCACATCTCGATACGCTTCGTTTCGTCGGTCTCACCGGTGACATGGAGAAGATTGAGGCGCTGGCAGCGAACGACGTTCAGGTCGCGTTCGTACGATCTTCCGAGGCCGTGCAACGTGCGCGGGAGAACGGCTACTCCAGCTACATCGAGACAGTCCCGCTCGGCAGCGTTGCCATGATCAACAATCGGCCGGGGCGTCCCGGGGCCGACATTCGCGTGCGCCGGGCAATCGCCCACGCGATCGACCGAAATGCCTTCGATGAGCGCGTCGACAAGGGAACAGGACTTCCCGGCTCGGTCATCTTCCCCGAATGGTCGCCCATGCACAGTGAGGTCGACGGACTCGAATACGATCCCGAAACGGCGAGTCGGCTACTGAACGAGGCGAAGAACGACGGATACGACGGCCACCTGACTTTCCTGGGTGTCGCAGCGGCGAAGTCGCAAACCACTGCGCTGGCGGTACAGTCGATGCTTCAATCGGTCGGCTTCACCGTGACATTGGACTTCCAAAGCAGCGCCGGCGATGTGACAAAGAAGCTTAATGTCGAGCACGACTACGACATCAGCTACTCCGCCATCGGTCTGCCTGCCGCCGCGCCGGTGAACAAGCTCACTGCAGCGCTGAACAGTTCGTCGAACAGCAACTATCTGGGCTACACGAACGCAGACATGGATGCGTTGTTGTCAAGGCTGCGGACAACCGGTGTCGACTCCGACGAACGCCGGGCGCTGAGCGGAGAACTGCAGACTTTAGTGAATGACACCGTCCCGTTCGTCACGCTGGGCTCCGCCCCCACCTTCACGCTCTGGGCCGACGACGTGCACGGCATCGAACCGACCACGGAATCCATCATGCTCTTCGGGAAGGCCTGGATCGGCGCCTGA